One segment of Nostoc piscinale CENA21 DNA contains the following:
- a CDS encoding cadmium resistance transporter — protein MSWLVGTIIIGISTALATTFDDNLYLTAFFGKVNRTFRPQNIVLGEFLGFTLLVMASLPGFLGGLIIPHTWIGLLGFLPVAIGINHLLNRETETETVQAVSIDFDARAKSQRHKKSLLATLRDPQTYRVSAVTIANGGNNIGIYVPLFASSSLPSLGVILSVCYLTVGLWCFLSYNLTRNPLTTPLLARYARKICPFVLIYLGLSILIKSETYRLLPNIAMFPN, from the coding sequence CGCTTGCTACTACTTTTGATGACAACTTGTACTTGACAGCATTTTTCGGTAAAGTCAATCGCACCTTTCGTCCCCAGAATATTGTCTTAGGTGAGTTTCTGGGATTCACCTTACTAGTAATGGCTAGTCTTCCTGGTTTTTTAGGTGGTCTGATTATTCCTCATACATGGATTGGGTTACTAGGTTTTTTACCAGTCGCCATTGGTATTAATCATCTTCTTAACCGAGAAACTGAGACAGAAACAGTACAAGCTGTATCAATTGACTTTGATGCTCGTGCAAAATCGCAGCGACATAAAAAATCTTTGTTAGCAACTCTGCGAGATCCTCAGACTTATCGTGTCTCTGCGGTCACTATTGCTAATGGTGGAAATAACATTGGGATTTATGTACCGTTATTTGCCAGCAGTAGTCTTCCTAGCCTGGGTGTGATTTTGAGTGTTTGCTATTTGACAGTTGGACTATGGTGTTTTCTATCTTATAACTTAACTCGTAATCCTCTCACGACTCCTTTACTAGCTCGTTATGCTCGTAAAATCTGTCCTTTCGTCTTAATTTATTTAGGATTATCTATCTTGATCAAAAGTGAAACGTATCGACTCTTACCTAATATTGCAATGTTTCCTAATTAG
- a CDS encoding cadmium resistance transporter, with protein MINLGTSFIEAIIAFTATNIDDIIILLLLFSQVDGNFRRRHIVFGQYLGFVAIIIASLPGFFGGLIIQREWIGLLGLLPIIIGLMQLLNQEQETIEIQTVTTEFKQSSSVNSLLSFILSILHPQTYKVAAIKIANGGDNISIYIPLFAGQNFASLGVILSVFFIMLGILCAAAYLLSQHATIAYILSRYGKVIVPFVLIGLGLFILYERGTFALLPWMRS; from the coding sequence ATGATTAACTTAGGTACATCTTTTATTGAAGCAATTATCGCTTTCACAGCTACAAATATTGATGACATCATAATTTTGCTTCTACTCTTCTCTCAGGTAGATGGAAATTTTCGACGGCGACATATTGTGTTTGGTCAATATCTTGGTTTTGTCGCTATCATCATTGCCAGCTTACCAGGATTTTTTGGTGGTTTGATTATACAGCGAGAATGGATAGGATTACTCGGACTATTGCCAATAATAATTGGTTTGATGCAATTGCTCAACCAAGAACAAGAAACCATAGAAATTCAAACGGTCACAACTGAATTTAAACAGTCTTCATCGGTTAATTCTTTATTGTCTTTTATTTTAAGTATTTTACATCCCCAAACTTATAAAGTTGCAGCAATCAAAATTGCTAATGGTGGAGATAATATCAGTATTTATATTCCTTTATTTGCTGGGCAGAATTTTGCTAGTTTGGGAGTTATTTTAAGTGTATTTTTTATAATGCTAGGAATTTTATGTGCGGCTGCTTATCTATTAAGTCAACACGCTACCATTGCCTATATTTTAAGTCGCTACGGTAAAGTTATTGTACCTTTTGTCTTAATTGGCTTAGGTTTATTCATTCTCTACGAAAGAGGTACATTTGCCCTCTTACCTTGGATGAGAAGCTAA